Proteins encoded by one window of Superficieibacter sp. HKU1:
- a CDS encoding ImmA/IrrE family metallo-endopeptidase encodes MDIKVIKTEQQHQEYLKEIHSLMLEMPPIHSKAHEDLELLITIVEAYENSKYPIELPDPINAILFRMHEKGLKQIDLVPYLGTRSRVSEILARKRPLTVSMIKALSIGLGISTDTLVGINADNEHFSDDHIDWSKFPVKEMINRDWLPDIVDRTKKNTEEIIKNFIDQVGWQASSSVSFKRTLSGDAYSPATKYALFAWVSRVVQQARKRKNALGIFNPGVLSASFMRDLAQLSWFEKGPLLAIEFLEKHGIAIVIEPCLKGTRIDGAALKDVDGLPIIGLSLRYDRLDNFWFTLLHEVAHIWKHIDSNEIFLDDMDSNTDDRQESEANRLAREAFIPRSTWKRSQAYSSPSKETIDSLSRELKITPAIIAGRIRRESGNYRIFNDLIGQGEVKALLVPAFDN; translated from the coding sequence ATGGATATTAAAGTAATAAAAACAGAGCAACAGCATCAGGAGTATTTGAAGGAAATTCACTCCTTAATGTTGGAAATGCCCCCTATTCATTCCAAGGCGCATGAAGATTTGGAGTTGTTAATAACTATCGTTGAAGCATATGAGAACTCCAAGTATCCAATCGAACTTCCAGATCCTATCAATGCCATTCTTTTCAGAATGCATGAGAAAGGTCTAAAGCAGATCGATCTTGTACCCTATTTGGGAACAAGGAGCAGAGTTTCGGAAATACTTGCACGCAAAAGACCTTTGACTGTGTCGATGATCAAAGCACTTTCTATTGGGCTGGGCATTTCCACAGATACGTTAGTTGGGATAAATGCAGATAATGAGCATTTTTCTGATGATCACATTGACTGGTCTAAATTTCCAGTTAAGGAAATGATAAACAGAGATTGGCTCCCAGATATAGTTGATAGAACGAAGAAAAATACCGAAGAAATTATAAAGAACTTCATTGATCAAGTGGGTTGGCAGGCGAGTAGCAGTGTTTCGTTCAAACGGACGCTTTCTGGCGATGCTTATTCACCTGCAACAAAGTATGCGCTGTTTGCATGGGTCAGCAGAGTGGTGCAACAAGCACGTAAACGCAAAAATGCCTTAGGTATTTTCAATCCAGGTGTCTTATCGGCCAGCTTTATGCGTGATCTTGCTCAATTAAGTTGGTTCGAAAAAGGCCCTTTATTAGCAATTGAGTTCCTTGAAAAACATGGCATTGCGATAGTGATTGAGCCATGTCTAAAGGGAACAAGGATTGATGGAGCAGCGCTAAAAGACGTTGACGGGTTGCCGATTATTGGTTTGAGCTTACGATATGATCGTTTAGATAACTTTTGGTTTACTTTGTTACATGAAGTTGCCCACATATGGAAACACATTGATTCTAATGAAATTTTCTTGGATGACATGGACTCTAATACAGATGATAGACAGGAGTCAGAAGCAAATCGGCTTGCCAGGGAAGCATTTATACCCAGGTCAACATGGAAGCGAAGCCAGGCTTATTCATCCCCATCTAAAGAGACTATTGATAGCCTCTCTAGAGAGCTAAAAATTACACCTGCGATTATTGCAGGTCGGATACGGCGTGAAAGCGGAAATTATAGAATTTTCAATGATCTGATTGGTCAAGGTGAAGTAAAAGCACTATTGGTTCCGGCCTTCGATAACTAA
- a CDS encoding phage polarity suppression protein produces MHHDHLTLKQAYEACETNKNAWLNNKAALAAAEQECCEQTTADTNHPDGFLQELREITDIKKWEINGAAGRYIRSHEAVQHISIRDRLDEFMQQHGDTLASIFAPELMAVAGQTGTVKDRAVDRSVIYLREALSLWLAGGKKPAYCEQDAAILTAIGLRPDAASRTDSQERYTPAQPMIHARRRAELTAQ; encoded by the coding sequence GTGCATCATGACCACCTGACCCTAAAACAGGCGTATGAAGCCTGTGAAACGAACAAAAACGCCTGGCTGAACAACAAGGCAGCACTGGCCGCCGCTGAACAGGAATGCTGCGAACAGACCACGGCAGACACTAACCACCCCGACGGGTTTTTGCAGGAGCTGCGTGAGATTACCGACATCAAAAAATGGGAAATTAACGGGGCCGCGGGGCGCTACATCCGCTCGCACGAGGCGGTGCAGCATATCAGCATCCGCGACCGGCTGGATGAGTTCATGCAGCAGCACGGCGACACGCTGGCGTCCATTTTCGCCCCCGAACTGATGGCCGTGGCGGGACAGACCGGCACCGTAAAGGACCGTGCCGTCGACCGGTCAGTGATTTATCTGCGTGAGGCACTTTCTCTCTGGCTTGCGGGCGGAAAAAAACCGGCTTACTGCGAACAGGATGCCGCGATTTTAACGGCCATCGGACTGAGGCCTGACGCGGCCTCGCGAACCGACAGTCAGGAAAGATACACCCCGGCGCAGCCCATGATTCATGCCCGCCGCCGGGCTGAATTAACTGCACAGTAG
- a CDS encoding fimbrial protein translates to MIILQRALFALLSGLAATPGLAADSTISVSGLVRDNGCAVATDSKEFTVMMGTEADKQFPTVGAATRPMPFSIVLSPCGTAVTAVKVGFNGLADNDNPALLKLADGATSAGGIGVQILDNHRLALPLNAGSSALEWIPLTPGQTNILNFHARLMSTRVPVTAGQVNATATFTLEFQ, encoded by the coding sequence ATGATAATTCTGCAACGCGCGCTCTTTGCTCTTCTGTCCGGCCTCGCCGCGACGCCCGGCCTCGCCGCAGACAGCACCATTTCTGTCAGCGGCCTTGTCCGCGACAACGGCTGCGCGGTGGCGACGGACTCAAAAGAGTTTACCGTCATGATGGGCACCGAAGCCGATAAACAGTTTCCCACGGTCGGCGCGGCCACCCGGCCGATGCCGTTCAGCATCGTGCTGTCGCCGTGCGGCACGGCGGTAACGGCGGTGAAAGTGGGCTTTAATGGCCTCGCAGATAACGACAACCCTGCGCTGTTAAAACTGGCCGACGGCGCGACCTCCGCTGGCGGCATCGGCGTGCAGATCCTTGATAACCATCGCCTCGCCCTGCCGCTTAACGCCGGTTCATCGGCGCTTGAGTGGATCCCGCTGACGCCAGGCCAGACCAACATTCTCAACTTTCACGCCCGCTTAATGTCCACGCGGGTTCCGGTCACCGCCGGGCAGGTTAATGCCACGGCCACCTTCACCCTTGAATTTCAATAG
- a CDS encoding HNH endonuclease domain-containing protein, with product MHFYRVEPTLENYWRGIILFGKNVASYKFALAHALYDVQRDGSDLIRLEDLAVPFSEHLCRHLKEAPKQITSQKSQFLAACAQYNAGEIDRDALTAMTVRLGFNNVIDAFHNVNQGEIDKRFFMDERKTHKGIRLTDNFYRLGERLQYQNLIHETDARWKLVEQGWAMGVSRNLIAVEYDPQEQMLFSTINTRRTAVTSCRDSLNGYQKGRCFYCDAPIMLASGDVDLADVDHFIPWSAREDIPNINGVWNLVLACKSCNRGERGKFARLPSQRLLKRLRDRNEYFITSHLPLRETLIRQTGKTTQARDDFLGRNWNTARLRLFHEWEPAAFGQDLF from the coding sequence ATGCATTTTTATCGGGTCGAGCCGACGCTGGAGAACTACTGGCGCGGGATTATTCTGTTTGGCAAAAACGTGGCGTCGTATAAGTTCGCGCTGGCGCACGCGCTGTATGACGTGCAGCGCGACGGCAGCGATCTGATTCGGCTGGAAGATCTGGCGGTGCCGTTCAGCGAGCATCTGTGTCGTCATCTGAAGGAGGCACCAAAGCAGATCACCTCGCAAAAAAGCCAGTTTTTGGCGGCGTGCGCCCAGTATAACGCTGGGGAGATCGACCGCGATGCGCTGACGGCTATGACCGTGCGCCTCGGTTTTAATAATGTGATTGATGCCTTCCACAATGTGAATCAGGGTGAGATCGACAAACGCTTTTTTATGGACGAGCGCAAAACGCATAAGGGCATCCGCCTGACGGACAATTTTTATCGTCTGGGCGAGCGGTTGCAGTATCAGAACCTGATCCATGAAACCGATGCGCGCTGGAAGCTGGTTGAGCAGGGATGGGCGATGGGCGTGTCGCGAAATTTGATTGCGGTGGAGTATGACCCGCAGGAGCAGATGCTGTTCAGCACCATCAACACGCGCCGGACGGCGGTTACCAGCTGTCGTGATAGCCTCAATGGTTATCAGAAAGGCCGCTGTTTTTACTGCGACGCGCCGATTATGCTTGCCAGCGGCGATGTAGATTTGGCGGATGTCGATCACTTTATCCCGTGGAGCGCGAGGGAGGATATTCCCAATATCAACGGCGTCTGGAATCTGGTGCTGGCCTGTAAAAGCTGCAATCGCGGCGAGCGGGGCAAGTTCGCGCGTCTGCCTTCGCAGCGGTTGCTGAAACGCCTGCGCGATCGTAATGAGTATTTTATTACCAGCCATCTGCCGCTGCGGGAGACGCTGATCCGCCAGACCGGGAAGACGACGCAGGCGCGGGATGACTTTTTAGGCAGAAACTGGAACACTGCCCGTCTTCGTCTGTTTCACGAGTGGGAACCCGCTGCCTTCGGGCAGGATCTGTTCTGA
- a CDS encoding beta family protein: MYPIYVPILKAKKGEFTALKKLKAAYSEKIAPFFEIPILVRKQKEPKWLVESTQPITDHLQRTAKKLVSSCQSNAFFFDITQWKADSYIETGEHVLSYLHRELSKSGAIIHPVVGFDRWDILDYQIALKNLNIPDGTNYCIRIDSSSIIDDSYDVDYFTGTLEKIMEDLRLSSKEVMIMLDFDDITNKSIESLNDHVKHVLNILSDYEFSCVIISGGSFPAFINKAVKDENSSDYVTRREIHVWKSFIDDSMLPLIFSDYGIRNPKAKDDIIAPNANGKIRYTIGDKFFVVRGYAKNKDEEYKQLHGLSEILVKSPHYLGPEFSWGDECILACSKKEILGGNTEWVSHDTNHHISYVVEEIAEFNRVRAAKKTAAI, encoded by the coding sequence ATGTACCCTATATATGTACCTATTCTCAAAGCAAAAAAAGGTGAATTCACCGCTTTAAAAAAACTGAAGGCTGCATACTCTGAAAAAATAGCACCATTTTTCGAGATTCCTATTTTAGTAAGAAAACAAAAAGAGCCAAAATGGCTCGTGGAATCAACACAGCCTATAACGGATCACCTGCAAAGGACGGCAAAAAAACTCGTTTCCTCATGTCAATCTAATGCCTTTTTCTTTGACATCACGCAATGGAAAGCCGATAGTTATATTGAAACTGGTGAGCATGTACTGAGCTATCTTCACAGAGAATTATCCAAAAGCGGTGCGATTATTCACCCTGTAGTGGGATTCGATAGATGGGATATTTTAGATTACCAAATAGCATTGAAAAACTTAAATATCCCTGATGGGACTAACTATTGCATTAGAATTGATTCATCTTCGATTATCGATGATTCTTACGATGTTGATTATTTCACCGGTACTCTTGAAAAAATCATGGAGGATCTTAGGTTATCAAGCAAAGAAGTTATGATAATGCTTGACTTTGATGACATTACAAACAAATCGATTGAATCATTAAATGATCATGTTAAGCATGTTTTAAATATCCTTTCCGATTATGAATTTTCGTGCGTTATTATTTCAGGCGGTTCCTTCCCCGCATTCATAAATAAAGCGGTTAAAGATGAGAATTCATCAGATTATGTAACGAGACGGGAGATTCACGTCTGGAAATCTTTCATTGATGATTCAATGTTACCACTAATTTTTTCTGATTATGGTATCAGAAACCCTAAAGCAAAAGATGACATTATAGCCCCTAATGCAAATGGTAAAATCCGGTATACCATTGGAGACAAATTCTTTGTTGTTCGCGGCTACGCTAAAAATAAAGACGAAGAATACAAGCAACTTCATGGTTTATCTGAAATTTTAGTAAAATCCCCACACTATTTAGGCCCAGAGTTTAGTTGGGGTGATGAATGCATTCTGGCATGTAGTAAAAAAGAGATATTGGGTGGTAACACTGAATGGGTTAGTCATGACACAAACCACCATATAAGTTATGTGGTTGAAGAAATTGCTGAGTTCAATAGAGTTAGAGCAGCTAAAAAAACAGCAGCCATATAA
- a CDS encoding fimbrial protein, with translation MQKLIAFVTSLLLLGWSASAWSFACQTAAGVTIPIGGGSADVYVTMAPSVSVGQNLVVDLSTQIFCHNDYPTSITDYVTLQRGSAYGGALKNFTGTVKYNGASYPFPTTSETARVIYNSKTDKPWPTVLYLTPVSTAGGVAISAGSLVAVLILHQTNNKDADDFQFIWNIYASNDVVVPTGGCDVSARDVTVDLPDYPASATIPLTVRCAQNQNLGYYLSGSTVDSGNSIFSNTAAGLAAQGVGVQISRGGTILAANDTVSMGVVGPSPVDLGLTASYARTSGQVTAGNVQSIIGVTFVYQ, from the coding sequence ATGCAAAAACTTATCGCTTTTGTTACCTCGCTACTGCTGCTCGGCTGGTCCGCCAGCGCGTGGTCCTTTGCCTGCCAGACCGCAGCGGGCGTGACTATTCCCATCGGTGGCGGCTCGGCGGACGTGTACGTCACCATGGCCCCCTCCGTCAGCGTGGGGCAGAACCTGGTGGTCGATCTCTCAACGCAGATTTTTTGCCATAACGACTACCCGACCTCGATCACCGACTACGTGACGCTCCAGCGCGGTTCGGCCTACGGCGGCGCGCTAAAAAACTTCACCGGCACCGTTAAATACAACGGCGCGAGCTACCCGTTTCCGACCACCAGCGAGACCGCGCGGGTGATCTATAACTCCAAAACCGACAAGCCGTGGCCGACCGTGCTCTACCTGACGCCGGTCAGCACCGCCGGCGGCGTGGCGATCAGCGCCGGGTCGCTGGTGGCGGTGCTGATCCTCCATCAGACCAACAACAAGGACGCCGACGACTTTCAGTTTATCTGGAACATCTACGCCAGCAACGATGTGGTGGTGCCGACCGGCGGCTGTGACGTCTCCGCCCGCGACGTGACGGTCGACCTGCCGGACTATCCCGCCAGCGCCACCATTCCGCTGACGGTACGCTGCGCGCAGAACCAGAACCTGGGCTACTACCTCTCCGGCAGCACGGTGGATTCTGGCAACTCGATTTTCAGCAACACTGCCGCTGGCCTCGCGGCGCAGGGCGTTGGGGTGCAGATCTCACGCGGCGGTACCATCCTGGCGGCCAACGATACGGTGTCCATGGGCGTGGTCGGCCCCTCGCCGGTAGATCTCGGACTCACCGCCAGCTACGCCCGCACCAGCGGACAGGTCACCGCAGGCAACGTGCAGTCGATCATCGGGGTGACATTTGTCTACCAGTAG
- a CDS encoding type II toxin-antitoxin system HigB family toxin, whose translation MRLCGRNHLDELKKTTPACIVWINAWAAELDSVVWKSGHDVMNQFPSASSVDGRSFIFKVDGSNIAVETIIDFNMLLVLITSIKVM comes from the coding sequence ATGAGATTGTGCGGAAGAAATCATCTGGATGAGTTAAAGAAAACCACACCAGCCTGCATTGTTTGGATCAATGCATGGGCAGCAGAGTTAGATTCAGTGGTTTGGAAATCAGGCCATGATGTTATGAACCAGTTTCCAAGCGCCTCCAGTGTGGATGGACGCTCTTTCATATTCAAAGTTGATGGTAGCAACATCGCTGTTGAAACCATCATTGATTTCAACATGTTACTGGTGCTTATTACCTCAATAAAGGTAATGTAA
- a CDS encoding EAL domain-containing protein has translation MSTSSTMILSPCTLAAGGLAWLMADAHPQRVYPQANEFPPLPARRVVVYLPDDPYWLLITLQHAASLLRQMRRPMSMLILSRLPASWLWPTLQKLTKNPQALACVRMSSSDLPCAQLAALLRGGCRSSPRLALQAQRERQSGFPHHEGLTPKEMLALVDLLHGDSIRQQSQARQRSHKTLYCQRMSGLRKMAGPFPSLTAHLPHARQMPQTETPSAFEREFMQAIHSRQWYTVFQPIVNQHLRLQGFELLARWYRDGHILTPGEFLPPIRSHYAWLLLTASTIQQAVRQINACKGRYYFSVNIPPCLANHHALVPMMDAARRQLHDPAWTPQLVLECAETTDLRPDEQRATSLLRLQAQGFRIMLDDCFSHSSVILPVRTLRFSDYKLDKSIVDDCQHDAHARALVKSLVYFAELTGSGCIAEGVDSEKKLEMLRGMGVTGYQGYFISLPVTERELGGVMGRYG, from the coding sequence TTGTCTACCAGTAGCACGATGATCCTCTCCCCCTGCACGCTGGCCGCCGGAGGGCTGGCATGGCTGATGGCGGACGCGCATCCGCAGAGGGTATACCCGCAGGCGAACGAGTTTCCGCCATTGCCCGCCCGCCGGGTGGTGGTGTATCTCCCGGACGATCCCTACTGGCTGCTGATAACCCTGCAACACGCCGCCTCGCTGCTGCGCCAGATGCGCAGACCGATGAGCATGCTGATCCTCAGCCGCCTCCCCGCCAGCTGGCTGTGGCCGACACTGCAAAAACTCACTAAAAACCCGCAGGCGCTGGCCTGCGTCAGGATGAGCAGTTCCGACCTGCCGTGTGCGCAGCTTGCCGCCCTGCTGCGCGGCGGATGCCGGAGCAGTCCGCGACTGGCGTTACAGGCGCAGCGGGAGAGGCAGTCGGGATTTCCTCATCACGAGGGCCTCACCCCCAAAGAGATGCTGGCGCTGGTGGATCTCCTCCATGGCGACAGCATCCGCCAGCAGTCGCAGGCCCGCCAGCGCAGCCATAAAACCCTCTATTGCCAACGGATGTCAGGACTCAGAAAAATGGCCGGACCGTTTCCCTCCCTCACCGCCCACCTGCCGCATGCCCGACAAATGCCGCAGACCGAAACCCCCAGCGCTTTTGAGCGCGAGTTTATGCAGGCGATCCACAGCCGCCAGTGGTATACGGTGTTTCAGCCCATCGTTAATCAACATCTCCGGCTTCAGGGCTTTGAACTGCTCGCCCGCTGGTATCGCGACGGGCACATCCTCACCCCCGGTGAATTTCTGCCGCCGATCCGCTCGCACTACGCCTGGCTGCTGTTAACCGCCTCCACGATCCAGCAGGCCGTGCGGCAGATTAACGCCTGTAAAGGCCGCTACTATTTCTCCGTCAACATCCCGCCCTGCCTGGCCAACCATCACGCCCTCGTACCGATGATGGACGCCGCCCGCCGCCAGCTTCACGATCCCGCATGGACACCCCAACTGGTGCTGGAGTGCGCCGAGACCACCGACCTGCGCCCGGATGAACAACGCGCTACCAGCCTGCTGCGCCTACAGGCGCAGGGTTTTCGCATCATGCTCGACGACTGCTTTTCCCACAGCAGCGTGATATTGCCGGTCAGAACGCTGCGGTTCAGCGACTACAAGCTGGATAAAAGCATCGTCGACGACTGCCAGCACGACGCCCACGCCCGCGCGTTGGTTAAAAGCCTGGTGTATTTCGCTGAACTGACGGGAAGCGGGTGTATTGCTGAAGGGGTGGACAGTGAGAAGAAGCTTGAGATGCTGCGCGGGATGGGAGTGACGGGTTATCAGGGGTATTTTATTTCGTTGCCGGTGACGGAGCGGGAACTGGGTGGGGTGATGGGGAGGTATGGGTGA
- a CDS encoding toll/interleukin-1 receptor domain-containing protein, producing the protein MIKAFLSHSSKDKELYVRNVANWLGKENIIYDEFTFEEGERTLDQIMEGLGESELFVLFISNSALESEWVKKEITESKKLLDEGKILKIFPIIIDNNINHEDQRIPDWLRKDYNLQPITRARTAASRIKNHLYKISWQKHPKLEKISSLFVGRNDKLEEFEERINDYTKKKPTVIFASGLIGVGRRSFLSKALIKCNIQKNQITPYAIYLDRNESIEDFILKLNDLGITDLKESALSLSEKTIKEKQKIISNILNEAYKAKETIFFLDDGCVINYKRELTPWFKMIIEEYNDINFPVLCIASRYRVNFANRPRDDRFYFIELPELNVKERRRLLSQLLEIENIDDLDPSNFSSVCDLLTGLPEQVRFAIELIKDKNIIPFENKLPILSDFNNDKASIQLQRYAHNETVLDFIRLLAQFEVITLDFIFSIVDKDKYLPVLEALIAESICELVGSDGEMIRLNDIVRDYIKRNRLKINDEHNKKLNLVVKEIVNNEDLTEANSSVYIFTIKEMLKSDEYIDPKHLIPSHYLRCMKDLYNAKGSLEKVISLADTILQKEKNMDNGVVQDIRYYLCLALAKKSDSRLLTEVQKIRGDEHKFLLGFYYRKCGRLSDALSQFESIINAPYVESRAKRELVQVYTQLEEYDKALSYAKKNYEENKSNQFHCQAYFNCLINSQHRVESDNIVLKDIITTLINIDSEQSNEMAKIADAMYSAKIENDVVKSITIINDCIATYPESPYPLLAKCDVGLKFKSIQTLEEALSSLDKMKRRKVVSERTLTTYQAYLMALNGAENSANQIISNDIKKYPQEARERILKRIKEYAGKN; encoded by the coding sequence ATGATAAAGGCATTTTTATCGCACTCAAGTAAAGATAAGGAACTTTATGTGCGTAATGTCGCTAATTGGCTTGGCAAGGAAAACATAATATATGATGAATTTACTTTTGAGGAAGGAGAAAGAACACTAGACCAAATTATGGAGGGCTTAGGAGAGTCAGAGTTATTTGTTCTTTTTATTTCCAACAGCGCACTTGAGTCCGAATGGGTCAAAAAGGAAATAACTGAGTCAAAAAAACTACTCGATGAAGGTAAAATTTTAAAAATTTTCCCCATAATAATTGACAACAATATAAATCATGAAGACCAAAGAATACCTGATTGGTTAAGAAAAGACTATAATCTTCAACCCATCACACGCGCAAGAACTGCAGCCTCAAGAATTAAGAACCATCTATACAAAATTTCTTGGCAAAAACACCCCAAACTTGAAAAAATAAGCTCATTATTTGTAGGAAGAAACGATAAGCTAGAAGAATTTGAAGAGAGAATTAACGATTACACTAAAAAGAAACCAACTGTTATCTTCGCGTCTGGTTTAATAGGTGTAGGAAGAAGGTCATTCTTATCTAAAGCGTTAATAAAATGTAACATCCAAAAAAACCAAATCACACCTTATGCTATATATTTAGACAGAAATGAGTCAATTGAGGATTTTATTCTAAAACTTAACGATTTAGGTATTACCGATCTTAAAGAAAGTGCTCTATCACTTTCAGAAAAAACCATCAAGGAAAAGCAAAAAATAATATCCAACATATTAAATGAAGCTTACAAAGCTAAAGAAACAATATTTTTCCTAGATGATGGGTGTGTAATAAATTATAAGCGAGAATTAACACCTTGGTTTAAAATGATAATTGAAGAGTATAATGATATCAATTTCCCCGTATTATGTATCGCCTCAAGATACAGGGTCAACTTTGCTAACAGGCCTCGTGATGATAGATTTTATTTCATTGAATTACCCGAGCTTAATGTAAAAGAAAGAAGACGTCTATTATCACAACTATTAGAAATTGAAAATATTGATGATCTAGACCCATCCAACTTTAGCAGCGTCTGCGACTTACTTACTGGTTTGCCAGAACAAGTAAGATTTGCTATTGAGCTGATAAAGGATAAAAACATAATACCATTTGAGAATAAACTTCCTATACTGTCAGATTTTAATAATGATAAAGCATCAATACAGCTACAAAGGTATGCCCACAACGAAACGGTTTTAGACTTTATAAGACTCCTCGCTCAATTTGAGGTAATAACATTAGACTTTATTTTTTCAATCGTTGATAAGGATAAATATCTACCTGTCCTTGAAGCTTTAATTGCAGAAAGCATTTGCGAATTAGTGGGTTCTGATGGTGAAATGATCAGATTAAATGATATCGTAAGAGATTATATAAAAAGAAACAGACTTAAGATTAATGATGAGCATAATAAAAAACTTAACTTAGTTGTTAAAGAGATAGTAAACAATGAAGATTTAACAGAAGCAAACTCATCTGTATATATTTTTACTATAAAAGAAATGCTCAAATCAGATGAGTATATTGATCCTAAACATCTTATTCCTTCACATTATTTAAGATGTATGAAAGATTTATATAATGCAAAAGGTTCATTAGAAAAAGTAATATCATTAGCCGACACAATTTTACAAAAAGAAAAGAACATGGATAATGGTGTTGTACAAGATATAAGATACTATCTATGTCTTGCTTTAGCAAAAAAATCCGATTCTAGGCTTTTAACTGAAGTTCAAAAAATTCGCGGTGATGAACATAAATTTTTATTGGGTTTTTATTACAGAAAATGCGGAAGACTTTCTGATGCACTTTCTCAGTTTGAAAGCATAATCAATGCTCCATATGTTGAGTCTCGAGCTAAACGAGAATTGGTTCAGGTTTATACACAATTAGAAGAATATGATAAAGCATTAAGTTATGCTAAAAAGAACTATGAAGAAAATAAAAGCAATCAATTCCACTGTCAAGCCTATTTTAATTGTCTCATAAATTCTCAGCATAGGGTAGAGTCAGATAATATCGTTTTAAAAGATATTATCACTACCTTAATCAACATTGATTCAGAGCAATCAAATGAAATGGCAAAAATAGCTGATGCAATGTATTCAGCTAAAATTGAAAATGATGTAGTGAAGTCAATCACCATAATAAATGACTGCATAGCAACATATCCTGAAAGTCCTTATCCATTACTCGCTAAGTGTGATGTTGGATTAAAATTCAAGTCTATACAGACACTAGAGGAAGCCTTATCCTCATTAGATAAAATGAAAAGGCGAAAAGTTGTGTCTGAACGAACACTTACAACCTATCAGGCTTATTTAATGGCTTTAAATGGTGCTGAAAATAGTGCAAATCAGATAATATCCAATGATATTAAAAAATATCCTCAGGAAGCAAGGGAGAGAATTTTAAAAAGGATAAAGGAATATGCTGGTAAAAATTAA
- a CDS encoding type 1 fimbrial protein, giving the protein MQRTFSRFLLAGLLAAVIVPGHSADVTITVNGRVVAKPCTISTPTANVTLGELYTFNMISPGAASAWHDVILDLTNCPVGTSTVTATFSGTADSTGYYQNQGTAGNIQLELQDKDGTTLNNGTLKTLPVDDASQSTRFPLKVRALTVNGGVTQGTIQAVINVTYTWA; this is encoded by the coding sequence ATGCAACGGACTTTTTCCCGCTTCCTGCTCGCGGGATTACTGGCAGCGGTCATCGTGCCCGGCCACAGCGCCGACGTTACCATCACCGTCAACGGCAGAGTAGTGGCCAAACCCTGCACCATCTCCACGCCCACCGCGAACGTTACCCTGGGGGAACTTTATACCTTCAACATGATTTCGCCGGGAGCCGCCTCCGCCTGGCACGACGTGATCCTCGACCTCACCAACTGCCCGGTGGGCACTTCGACGGTCACCGCCACCTTCAGCGGCACGGCGGACAGTACCGGCTATTACCAGAACCAGGGCACCGCCGGGAACATCCAGCTGGAGTTGCAGGACAAGGACGGCACCACGCTGAATAACGGCACGCTCAAAACCCTGCCGGTGGATGACGCCAGCCAGTCGACGCGCTTTCCGCTCAAAGTGCGGGCGCTGACGGTCAACGGCGGCGTCACCCAGGGCACGATCCAGGCCGTCATCAACGTTACCTACACCTGGGCCTGA